A section of the Entelurus aequoreus isolate RoL-2023_Sb linkage group LG21, RoL_Eaeq_v1.1, whole genome shotgun sequence genome encodes:
- the LOC133638966 gene encoding MDS1 and EVI1 complex locus protein EVI1-B-like: MSAIENMAEKLETFSSLKPESGDLLRSVPSMFDFRAPPSALPETLLRKGKERYTCRYCGKIFPRSANLTRHLRTHTGEQPY, from the exons ATGTCGGCTATCGAGAACATGGCTGAGAAGCTGGAGACGTTTAGCTCCTTGAAGCCAGAGTCCGGGGACCTGCTGCGCTCCGTGCCCTCCATGTTCGACTTCAGAGCGCCACCCTCGGCGCTCCCTGAGACGCTGCTGCGCAAAGGCAAGGAGCGCTATACTTGCAG atattGTGGTAAAATCTTCCCACGCTCTGCCAACCTGACGCGCCACCTTAGGACTCATACAGGCGAGCAACCTTACAG